AGCAGGCTCGAAAATCTGGGATCCAGTGTCCGCATAGGCGTTGAAGGACGGAAAAGCGGTTGTTTCATGGCCGCCTTTCGCGGTCCGGAAAATGGGTTTTATCCGTGCCGCCTTTCGCGGTCCGGAAAATGGGTTTTATCCGTTGCAGGATGAACCGGCATAAAGAATAAGTAACGTTACCGGGTTCCTTTGTCAAGGATATCGCGGGCCGAGCGGGAGCCTGATGGCGATGTGCGGCACAATAATTGAAGTAGCTCGAAGGATGCAGAAGTTCACAGAGGTGTCGGCGGGTTCGCTTCGGGCGCCTGGGGATGGAGAGAGGATTGGGTTTGATCTCGGAAAAGAAGGCAGGAAAGTTACACAGGGGGAAAGACCACGGGTTGACGGTGGTCCATTTCGGCGCCCCCTGGTGTGCGCCCTGCTCCCTTCAGGATCCGATCATGAGGGAGCTTTCCAGGCGGTACAGGGGCAGGGTGCGCATGGCCGCGGTCGATATCGACCGGAACCCGGATGCGGCCGTGCAGCTCGGGATCGAGTGCATTCCGACTGTGGTGATCTTCCGGGATGGATTAGAAGTGAAGCGCTTCCTGGGACTTCAATCGGCTGACGTTCTTTCGGCCGCCATCCGCTCGATCCAGGGCGCAGAAGAGGCGTGAAGAGTTCTTGGCACAAGTTTTGCTTTTAAAGTATTCAACAGAAACAGCGGTTCGTTTGCCATAACCTCTAACCTTAACCCTCCTGATCCAGGGCGGGGCATGCAAGGGAAACGGTGCGCCTTGCATGCCCTGTTTCCTTCCAAGCGTTCCAGAAAACAGCCTCGCCGAGGTCCGGCGGGCTTGACAGAACGAAAAGAAAGACTCCTTCTCCCTGCAGCCCTTCGAAAAGATAGCGTTACTTATACCGTTACGGAACGTTACAAAATGCTGGGTAACGGTTTGCTTTGGAGTTCGAGCGCATGGATCTAAGGGCGTAAATGGTTGGGTAGGGCCGTCTGCGGCCTGGGAGCCGGGGAGGCGTCGATGGAGGTGCGAGCGGCATACATCTTGATGCATGATGAGGGGGATGGCGCGGCGTGATTTCTGCGTCCTACGCCGCGATGATTCAGTGAAAAACGAGCAAGGAGGTGTTTCGATGCCTAGAGGAGATGGAACAGGTCCAAGGGGACAGGGGCCCGGAACGGGCAGAGGCACGGGGGGAAGAGGCGGCGGAGGCGGCGGAGGCCGTGGTGGTGGATTCGGGGCCGGTCCAGGCGGCAACTGCGTCTGCCCCAACTGCGGCGCGAAGGCGCCGCACGAACTGGGGGTTCCCTGCT
The DNA window shown above is from Desulfatiglans anilini DSM 4660 and carries:
- a CDS encoding thioredoxin family protein, with the translated sequence MGLISEKKAGKLHRGKDHGLTVVHFGAPWCAPCSLQDPIMRELSRRYRGRVRMAAVDIDRNPDAAVQLGIECIPTVVIFRDGLEVKRFLGLQSADVLSAAIRSIQGAEEA